A genomic stretch from Mesomycoplasma neurolyticum includes:
- the rpsK gene encoding 30S ribosomal protein S11: protein MAKDSRKKTKIKRKNVVSGIAHIHSTHQNTIVTFSDLQGNVIAWSSSGAIGYKGTKKKTPYAAGLAAAAASEAAKEHGIKEVKVQLKGLGAGKDAARKQIEVSGINVIEVKDVTPIPHNGTRPPRKVFKRETKR from the coding sequence ATGGCAAAAGATAGCAGAAAAAAAACTAAAATTAAAAGAAAAAATGTTGTTTCTGGAATTGCACATATCCATTCAACACATCAAAACACAATTGTTACTTTTTCTGATTTACAAGGTAATGTTATTGCTTGATCTTCATCAGGAGCTATTGGTTATAAAGGTACTAAAAAGAAAACCCCTTATGCAGCAGGTTTAGCAGCAGCAGCAGCTTCTGAAGCGGCTAAAGAGCATGGGATTAAAGAGGTTAAAGTTCAGTTAAAAGGACTAGGAGCAGGAAAAGATGCTGCTAGAAAGCAAATTGAAGTTTCAGGAATTAATGTTATTGAAGTAAAAGATGTAACACCTATCCCACACAATGGAACTAGACCACCAAGAAAAGTTTTCAAAAGAGAAACTAAAAGATAG